Within Candidatus Bathyarchaeia archaeon, the genomic segment TTTCGAGTACGCGAGGCAGAGGAGGGTGGACTATCTTCCATGCATTATCCTTTCGGCTGGAGCGATTTTCGGGGGCGTCTCAGGGGCTTACGCGACGAGGTTTGTGGAGTCAGAGAAAATGTCAGCCATATTTGGGGCGGTGTTAATTCTCATAGCCATTCGATTTCTGAAGGCAGGAAAAGAAGAGGGGAAAGTATCGACTCGATCACCCAACTCCAGAGGTTGGCGTAGGGTGCTTGTGGATTCAAAGGGGGATAGGTTCGAATACACGGTGAATACACGCCTCGGTGTTTTATTCAGCCTACTGGCCGGGTTCGTCTCAGGGTTTCTTGGGTTGGGAGGAGGAGTGGTGATGGTCCCCGTGTTGAGGCTGGTGGTTGGGATGCCCATGCACCTCGCGGTGTCCTCATCCGTATTCATCATGATCCTCACATCGATTTCAGGCTCTTTCATACACAAAAACCTCGGGAATGTAAGGCTTGAATACGGGCTTCCAGTCGCCTTAGGGGTGATTCTGGGGGCTCAAGTTGGGGCGAGGCTAGCCCGGAAAACACCTGGTAAATGGTTGCAGGCCATGTTCGGGCTACTTCTCCTATCCTTGGGTGCCAGAATGATTTTTACTATGTTTTAATAAGGTTTAGATTCCTCCAGAAAAATTGCATCGACTTTTACCATTAATGATGGGCCGAGCCCTTTTTAGCGATTTGAGGATATAATGTGTTCATCCTTCAAGAGGATGGATGTCGATACATTAGAAGAAGGTAAGCGTAATTTAGATAATATTTTAGACGTGACGTCAAGCTAGATCGTTCTCACCGAAAAAATGAGTGACCTTATAAAACGCCGGCAAGCTCAGTCATAGGACTTCCCAGGTTAAGGCTTGTTTAGGATGAAAAGAATAAGATCATAGATGACTTCACGTCAATTAGGAAATTGATCCTCGCGCTTCAGCTCAACAACTAAAGAACGCTTTAAACATGATTTAATGCGGATCGAAGCATGGGTAAGACATGTGGAAAGGGTGGAGAGTAGGGTTAAATAGGAGGGTGTCGGTCGATTCTATGGGAGTCATGAAGGACTGTAAGTTGTTTTATCGGATTCTTTCAACTATCTTCATCATTCTTCTCGCGGCTTCAATTATCCCTTGCCCTGGTTGGGGTTCTGAAACCTCTACATTTATGGAAGGAAGTAGGGAGGTTCAGCTTCAGGTTAAGGTGGTGTTCATCGGTTTTAACCGCTCGGTCATCGACGAAAAATATCTAGCTTGGAACGGACCACAGTATAAGTATCAAGCTGTGCTGATCCCCGGAGTCTCCACAAACGTTCTTTACCGGTTCAGCTACGTTTACGAGTATTTCGACTCAGGTTTAACCTCAGAGTTCGTCGACTATCTGGCCAGTATGGGACTTGAGGAAGCTCGGAGAAATTTACTGTGGAACTTAACCTACCGTTATACTGAGACTGGTTTGAACGTTAACTACACGCAGTTTCAAGTTGATTCTTTGAACACATTATACGACGTGGACCGGGTGGAGGATTGGCTGTACGAAAACCGAGAAAGGTTTGGAGGTCTACCTGAAAACGGGTATACTTTGTTCCTCGCTTACCTGCCATCCTTACCATTGTTTACACCGGATCAATACGACGCCGTGGTGAGAGGTGAGCACGTGACGGTAACACCTCACTACTACAATCGGACCTTTGTGGACATAGATTTGGGACTTATCGTGAATGCTCGATGGATGACTGGTTGGGGTGGGAGGCATCGCTTCTACTACATTGACTTATCCGCTGGTCCCAGCATGGTGGATCAGCAGCTTCCCCTACAGTTGGCGGCCCATGTAAACGGCGTCGACCTCTCTACCGCTTATGGGTTAAGGTGGCTGAACCAGTACATTTCCGACTACGTTTACGGAGCTGTTTACAACCTCTTCGCCCCAGACCTGATCTACCCATTAAACTTGGCTGAAAAGTACAGGGTTGACATCCTCGTGTTGGATAACCGATCCAAAGAATCTGAGCCTGCTTTGAATCGAACCCTCAACTCTGATAAGGTGAAGGAAGAGCTGGGTGAACTATTATCCTTCGCCGAGGTGGAGGTGGAGGTTCGATTTAAATCTCTGCGGGAATATCCGGAGCTGGAAACTTTGATCCGAAACTGCACCCTACAAGCCAGGGGTGTTACCTTAACCTATCCACCCGAGGTTTATTATCCCCCAAACATCGTGGACTTGAGGCCTCTCTATCATTGGCTGAGCGAAAGCGGAGAAGGACACCTGAAGGATTTTTTCACGGTCGTCCGTAACGAGAAGCAGTTCGACATACCGGTTATGATATTCGTCTTTGAAAGGGACTTCAACATCGGCCTATCCCAGAAGGAGTGGCTGGCCCAGATTGGAGGTGTTGGCGACCTATGGGGGATCAGCCTCTACGACGTGGTGTTGATCAGCCACTCAGAGTTTGACCTCACTTTGGGAGACCATGTCAAATACGGGCCCAAACAGGAGGGCAAAGGATTGGGGTTCACTCAAACAGTCATCCATGAGGTGGGCCACATATTGGGGTTGAATCATCCCTTCATCTATGACCCCACTGAGGATTATGTGGCGTCTGTGATGGCATACTATCCATACGTGTATGAGTTCAGCCAGTTTGATAAGGACACGTTTCTTAGAAGCCTCACCGACGAGGTCATCATGGACACGAGGGTGAAAGTGGCGGGTGAAGCCGCGGAGAATCCGTTACTTGGATCCACGTACGTTGAGGTTACCCGCCTGCTGAACCAAGCGGAGGCCTTGTACGATGAGATGAAATACGGGGAGGCGTTGGCAAAGGCGTTGGAAGCCTCCCAAAGGCCCTTGGCACCTCAGAGGACGGTGAGCGTACCCTCATTTTTCCTCGCTTTATACGCCTTCCTGATCGGTGGAGGAGTCGGATTTACCGCCGCCTACTACGCGTATGTGAGGAGGAGAGAAACCCGTTACTGCCCTGACTGTGGGGCGAAGCTTCAGGTTCAGCGAGGTGGATGGTATTGTCCTCGATGCGGAGGATGGAAGGAGTTGGAGGCGGTGGGCTAGGGGTTTCTCCGCCGACTGATTCGACGACTCGAAGGAGACTTTTTAAACGATTCCCTTAATACCTTCATGTATAGGCATTGGTCCCATGGAATCTTCATTTTTGGGTTCGCTTTCCCCTCTGTGAGCTGTAGGCCGTGGTCCCTGATTAAGGCTAAGGGTGTCCTCTCCGCGCTTTCCCCCATCGCGAGGTGGGCTGCAGAGGCGAGGTCGTCGGCCGTGTTCACCCTTGTTACTTGGAGAGCGACCCCGTACAGGTCCAGTCTACCCCGATAATCTCTTACAGGGGTTAGGCCTGCAACGGCGATGGCTAAACCGGTAGTTCCAAGCCTTAGGGGTGTTGTCCTGCTGTCGGCGATGATGACGGCGATCCTCACATTGAAGGCTGAGCTCAGGCTTTGCTTAAGCCTTTGAGCGGCTCGCTGAGGGTTTCTTGGCCAGAGGACGGCGTGGCCTGGCGGGGCGTTGGAGAGGTCTGCTCCAGCGTTGGCTATAAGGACGCCATGCTTTATGGTTAGGAGGGCTCTGAAGACTCCGCCTAGAACATCGTCGGCCTCCCTTAAAACAACTTCCACAAACTCTGGCTTTAACCCGTATTTTTTTGAAAGTTTCTTCGCCTCGGCGCTTGGCTTGACTTCGCTGAGCTTTACGACCCTTCCTTCGCATGTGGAGACAAGCTTGCTGGCCACTACGAGAATGTCCCCATCCTTCAGGTTTAATCCTTCTCTTTTTAATGCGGAGAGAACTACTTCCTCAAGCCTAGTACCCGGGGTAATGAGGGGGGTTTTTATCCCTTGAACGATCAAGAAGCCTTAACCTCGGGTTTTCCGCGTTGCTTCGAAGCGGCTTCATGGGCCATCCTAGAAGGCAGTCCCCATATCTCGACGAAGCCTTCGCCCCACCGTTGCTGGTAGAGGCTTTCAGCCTCGTAGGCGATGAGACCTCGATCGTACAGCGAATGGGGAGACCTCCTCCCAACGACGGAGGCGCATCCCTTGTAGAGCTTGACTTTCACATCGCCGGTCACCCTTTCCTGAACCCTGTTGATAAAGGCCTCCAAGTCCGTTCTCAGCGGATCCACCCATAGTCCAGCGTAGGCGAGAAAACACCACTCCCTGTCTACTGCTTCCTTGAAGGCGGCTTCATGCCTCGTCATCACCGTTTTCTCCAAGTCTCGATGAGCCTCGATCAGGGTCACAGCCGCTGGACACTCGTAGACTTCTCTCGACTTCAACCCCACCAGCCTGTCCTCAACATGGTCGATCCGCCCTACGCCATGTTTTCCAGCGAGCTTATTCAACCACGTGACTAGTTCGACTGGGTCTAATCTTCGCCCGTTTAAGGCGACCGGTCTTCCCTCCTCGAAGGAGACTTCCACGACCTCAGGCTTCTCTGGGGCGTTTTCAGCCGACTGGGTCCACTCGTATACTTCTTCAGGAGGCTCATGATACGGATCGTCTAGGACGCCACATTCAACGGCCCTGCCCCATAGGTTTTGGTCGACGCTGTATGGTTTGCCGTGGTCTACGGGAATGGGTATTCCATGCTTCTTAGCGTACTCGATCTCCTGGGTTCGGGTGAGCCCCCACTCCCTAATGGGTGCTAGTATTCTTAAATGGGGAGTTTTAGCCTTGATGGTCACCTCGAACCTAACCTGATCGTTCCCCTTGCCGCTGCATCCATGGGCCACAGCCTCCGCGTTTTCTTTCAACGCCACTTCCAACAGCTTCTCCGCGATCAGAGGCCTGGAGAGAGCTGTGCTGAGAGGATATTTCCCCTGGTAGAGGGCGTTAGCCTTCACCGCTGGGTAAACATATTTCTCGATGAACTCTTTTCTCGCGTCCACGTAGTAGTGTTTGACGGCTCCTACCGTGAGGGCCTTCCGCTCCAAGGCCTGGCAGTCTTCTCCCTGCCCAACATCCACCGTGACCGTGATGACCTCTAAGTCGTATTTCTCCTTAATCCATCTCACGGCGATAGATGTGTCTAACCCCCCCGAGTACGCCAACACGACCTTTCCGCTCATATCGTTCACCCATTTTGGCCGGGTTGAATGGATCCTTATGGTTCTAGGTAACCGTTAATAAAATTTGCTGTATGATCGGAGTCTGGAAGAGATACCTTTTAATATTAAGGTTGAACATTGAACGTTTTTGAATATGAGTGGGGTTGCGTATAAAGTTGGCGGAGAAAAAGTTGAAGTTGGATGAAATTGACAGAAAGATCCTCAACCTCCTACAGGAGGACGCGAGAAGATCCTTCAAGGACATGGCTCAGAGAGCTGGGGTAAGCGAGGCCACCGTGTTCGTAAGGGTGAGAAAGCTGGTTAAAAACGGTGTAATCAAGGCCTTCAAAGCCATCTTGGACCCCGCCATCGTGGGGAAGGGGACTTTGGCCTTCATCATGGTAAAAGCGAACCCATCCGAGTACACCAATGTTCTTCAAAAGCTCAAGGATATGAGGGATGTGTATGAAATCTACGATGTCACAGGGCCGAACTACGCTATTTTAAAGGTTAGAACCGAAAGCCCTGAAAGGCTCGCCGAGCTCATAGACCAAGTAGGCGCCATCAGGGGTGTTGAAAGCACTGAAACCTCTATGGTGCTCAGAAACGTGAAAGAAGAGCTTTCCCTCAAGCTTTAGCAGAGCCAATCCACCTAATGAAAGCGTTGAGCCAAACAACCGGCCCCTTAACGCTTAGCCATACTCCGAGATCTCGATTCCCGCATAGCTCCAGCCACAACCACAAGGTTTCCGGCAGATTGATTAAGCCTTGATGAAGCTGGCGTAAAGCCTCTCCACGGCCTCCTTCAAGTCCTCCTTGTTTAACACCACACCAGCTGAAATCCTTGAAATGTCTAAGGTGTACACGATGTTTATGTCCCCCAAAGCCTTGCCCAGCCTTTCAATGACCTTCTTCGTACGCTTCATCCCCTCCCCCACGATCCCAACGATCGCCATCTTAGATGGGGAAACCTCTACATCTCCTTTAACCTCCATGATCGACCTTTGAATCCTCGGAGCTTGGCTTAGGTCGAAGAACGCGAAAAACCTCTCCCTCTTGAAACCTCCGCCTCGAATGAAGTCATATTTCTCGCTCAGGCTTTGCTCCACGTCCAGAACATACTTCTCGATATCGTATCCTCGGAAGGTGTAAACTAACACCTCCCTACCTGCCACCAGCTTCACGGGAGCGCTGCTCTTCGAGTTCAGCTCCTCCCTGACAATTCTAGTCTTCTCACCATCCATTTCATCATGCTTCGCGAAGTATGTTTCCAGTGGGCAATGCTTCGTTAACGGAAGGAAAAATCTTGTGTTAGTGTTCTTCGCTCCCAAGGCGCCGGCGTCCAGCAGCTCGCCCACCGTTAGGTAGGGTACGGTTTCAGCCTCCTTTATGATGCTGGAGTCCGCCGCCTTGATCCCATTGACATCGCTGAGAATCCACAGCCTCCTCGCCTTTAACCCATAGGAGAGAGCGGTGGCCACGTAGTCTGAGGCACCTCTGCGTACACGAACCCTCCCGTCCAATGGGGACACGCATCCCATGCCTGGGACAATCACACAGCCTAAATTCCTGAACCGAGCCTTCAACGCCTTCTCACACGCCATTCTCGTCAACTCGAGGTCAATGCGAGCGCTTCCAAACTCACCATCCCCCAACGTTGGGAAGTCGGGGTCATCGAAGTCCATGAGGCCAACCTTCAAACCCTTCCCCAACAAATATCCGTGGAGGATGTGGGCTGAATAGCTTTCACCCATGGAGAGAAGCTCATCCACAGCCCAGGGGGTGTCATAGGACTTGGCGATGAAGCCGGCCCTCGCCTTCACTTTACCTAGAAGCGACTCATCATAACCCTCGGGAAGATGCCTCTCACATCCGATGTGAAGCCTCCTCCACTCGGAGTAAAATTCGCCGTTAACCTTGGGTTTTTGAGTCAGTTGAAACAGGAGGTCGGTAACCCCTCTGAAAGCGGAGACCACGGCCACCGTCTTGAATCCATGCTCCACTTCCCGAGCGATACTCCTGTAAGCCATTTCTAGTTTATCTTCAGAGTTTACTGAGGTCCCCCCAAACTTCAGAATAGAGTATTTTTCCCCTTTCAAATCTGTATCGAACCTTCCTATGAACAGTTCATAGAACGTCCATTCCACGGTTATAAAACGATTTCGATCATGGACCTTCGCGATCCTCGTGAAAGGGTATGCTTTCACAGTTTGGGCTCCGCTCTGGTTTCATCGATCACAACTCTCCAATACCAGCTTTCTTCATCGCCCAACAAAATCAACCCATACCGATATTTTATCTTTACCCTTAACGCTGGCGAGAAGGCCTTCCAGCGATGTTAATGTTGAAAGCTGGATCACGATCCAGATGGTTAAACCGTTAGATCACGATGCGCATCAGCTATTATCCTTTAACTTCCATCGCGGCTAGGCTCTATGAAGGTTGGTGGAATGGGTTGGAGGGCTCTGCCGATTTGAGGAACCGACTCCTTTAAGGCTTTCGTGTATGGGTGTTGGGGATGTTGGAAGATTTTATCTGATGGCCCAGTTTCCACGATCTTTCCTTTATAGATCACGGCTATTCTGTCGCATAGATGCCGAGCCGCGGCCAGGTCATGGGTGATGAATAGGATGGTTAAACGATGCTGATTCTTCATCTCTTCCATGAGGTTTAACATGTCCGCCCTTAAGGATACGTCCAGCATGGATAATGGTTCGTCGGCGACGAGGAGTTTAGGGTTCAGCATCACCGACCTGGCCAGGGATATCCTCTGCCTCTGACCCCCACTAAGCTCGTGAGGGTACTTGTATAGGAAGTCCTCAGGGGGCGTAAGCCTCACGCTCCTTAAGGCTTCCACCACCATTCGAAGCTTTCCGGCTTTACTGGCTTCAAATCCCGCGACATCCAATGGCTCGGAGAGAATTCTATACACGTTCATCATCGGGTTAAGGGAGTCGTAGGGGTCTTGGAAAACACTTCCCATCATCATCCTATACCGCTTTAAGGCTTTCGGGTCTACAAGCCCAGTGATGTCAACCCCTTCGAAAAGGATGGCGCCTGAAGTAGGGGTTTCTAGGCCGAGGATCAGCCTAGCGATAGTGGTCTTTCCGCTGCCACTTTCACCCACTAATCCGAAGATCTCTCCTTCCTCGACCTTGAAGCACACCCCGTCAACAGCCTTCACGTAGATGGTTTTTCTTCTCCATGGGCCGCTTCGAAGGATGTACCATTTCTTCAGGGCTCTTACCTCTAGGAGCGGCGTTGTTTATCGCCTCTTGACAGAGGATGGTGGCAAGCGACTTGTGCCCTTTTTCCAAGGGTGTTTAAAGGAGGCTTAACTCTCTGGCATTCGGACTGGACCCATGGGCATCGGGGATGGAATCGACATCCCTGTGGAGGGTTCCTCATGTCTGGCGGATCTCCCGGTATGGTGGTAAGCCTCCTTTTAGGTCCGTGAATGTGAGGTATGGTGTCCATTAGTAGCCGAGAATATGGGTGGAGGGGTTTTTTGACGAAGTCTTCAGTGGGCTGGGTTTCCACGATGTTCCCCGCATACATGACGGTGATCTTCTCACAAGTTGAAGCGGCGAGAGCTATGTCGTGGGTTATCAACATGAGGGAGAGTTTAAGGTTCTTGGCCATGGATTTTAACACGCTCATAACCTGGGCTTGAACGACGACGTCTAGGGCTGTGGTGGGCTCGTCGGCGATGAGCAACCTGGGATGGCATGTGAGGGCCATGGCCATCACCGTACGCTGCCTCATCCCCCCGCTGAGCTGGTGGGGATAAGCGTCAGCCAAGGCCTCTGGGATTCCCACCAGTTTGAGGAGGCCCTTCGCCTTGAGGTGGGCCTCCTCTGCTACTGGATGTTCATGGGTGAGGATGGTTTCAGCGATTTGATCCGATATCTTAAGCACGGGGTTTAAGGCGTTGAAGGAGCCTTGAGGGATGTAGGCCACCTTTTTCCACCTGAATTTGGATCGAAACTCTTCTTCGGCAATGTTGAGGACGTCCACTCCATCCAGCTTGACGGACCCAGCCTTAACCACCGCGTTGGATGGAAGCAAACGCATCACCGTATATGCGAGGGTGGACTTGCCGCAACCCGACTCCCCAACCAGCGCCACTGATTCCCCTTCACCCACGCTGAGGGATACCTCCTCTAAGGCTTTCACTTCCCCTTCACGGGTTAGGTAGGATACTGATAATCCCTCAACCTCCAGCAACGTCAAGACCCCCCTCTCAGGGTTTTGCAGGCGGCTTC encodes:
- a CDS encoding Lrp/AsnC family transcriptional regulator, with product MGLRIKLAEKKLKLDEIDRKILNLLQEDARRSFKDMAQRAGVSEATVFVRVRKLVKNGVIKAFKAILDPAIVGKGTLAFIMVKANPSEYTNVLQKLKDMRDVYEIYDVTGPNYAILKVRTESPERLAELIDQVGAIRGVESTETSMVLRNVKEELSLKL
- the cofE gene encoding coenzyme F420-0:L-glutamate ligase, with amino-acid sequence MIVQGIKTPLITPGTRLEEVVLSALKREGLNLKDGDILVVASKLVSTCEGRVVKLSEVKPSAEAKKLSKKYGLKPEFVEVVLREADDVLGGVFRALLTIKHGVLIANAGADLSNAPPGHAVLWPRNPQRAAQRLKQSLSSAFNVRIAVIIADSRTTPLRLGTTGLAIAVAGLTPVRDYRGRLDLYGVALQVTRVNTADDLASAAHLAMGESAERTPLALIRDHGLQLTEGKANPKMKIPWDQCLYMKVLRESFKKSPSSRRISRRRNP
- a CDS encoding ABC transporter ATP-binding protein, which gives rise to MLEVEGLSVSYLTREGEVKALEEVSLSVGEGESVALVGESGCGKSTLAYTVMRLLPSNAVVKAGSVKLDGVDVLNIAEEEFRSKFRWKKVAYIPQGSFNALNPVLKISDQIAETILTHEHPVAEEAHLKAKGLLKLVGIPEALADAYPHQLSGGMRQRTVMAMALTCHPRLLIADEPTTALDVVVQAQVMSVLKSMAKNLKLSLMLITHDIALAASTCEKITVMYAGNIVETQPTEDFVKKPLHPYSRLLMDTIPHIHGPKRRLTTIPGDPPDMRNPPQGCRFHPRCPWVQSECQRVKPPLNTLGKRAQVACHHPLSRGDKQRRS
- a CDS encoding argininosuccinate synthase, yielding MSGKVVLAYSGGLDTSIAVRWIKEKYDLEVITVTVDVGQGEDCQALERKALTVGAVKHYYVDARKEFIEKYVYPAVKANALYQGKYPLSTALSRPLIAEKLLEVALKENAEAVAHGCSGKGNDQVRFEVTIKAKTPHLRILAPIREWGLTRTQEIEYAKKHGIPIPVDHGKPYSVDQNLWGRAVECGVLDDPYHEPPEEVYEWTQSAENAPEKPEVVEVSFEEGRPVALNGRRLDPVELVTWLNKLAGKHGVGRIDHVEDRLVGLKSREVYECPAAVTLIEAHRDLEKTVMTRHEAAFKEAVDREWCFLAYAGLWVDPLRTDLEAFINRVQERVTGDVKVKLYKGCASVVGRRSPHSLYDRGLIAYEAESLYQQRWGEGFVEIWGLPSRMAHEAASKQRGKPEVKAS
- a CDS encoding sulfite exporter TauE/SafE family protein is translated as MDAWLIEIHIISLALLAVLIGLASSMLGIGGGIFIVPILTLIFNLDIHQSVGTSLFSIIFMAISSSFEYARQRRVDYLPCIILSAGAIFGGVSGAYATRFVESEKMSAIFGAVLILIAIRFLKAGKEEGKVSTRSPNSRGWRRVLVDSKGDRFEYTVNTRLGVLFSLLAGFVSGFLGLGGGVVMVPVLRLVVGMPMHLAVSSSVFIMILTSISGSFIHKNLGNVRLEYGLPVALGVILGAQVGARLARKTPGKWLQAMFGLLLLSLGARMIFTMF
- a CDS encoding ATP-binding cassette domain-containing protein; this translates as MKAVDGVCFKVEEGEIFGLVGESGSGKTTIARLILGLETPTSGAILFEGVDITGLVDPKALKRYRMMMGSVFQDPYDSLNPMMNVYRILSEPLDVAGFEASKAGKLRMVVEALRSVRLTPPEDFLYKYPHELSGGQRQRISLARSVMLNPKLLVADEPLSMLDVSLRADMLNLMEEMKNQHRLTILFITHDLAAARHLCDRIAVIYKGKIVETGPSDKIFQHPQHPYTKALKESVPQIGRALQPIPPTFIEPSRDGS